The following coding sequences are from one Humulus lupulus chromosome X, drHumLupu1.1, whole genome shotgun sequence window:
- the LOC133803928 gene encoding 3-ketoacyl-CoA synthase 4 produces the protein MDSGGATQVTSAGGVQIRQARRLPDFLQSVNLKYVKLGYHYLISNLLTLCFIPLIFITLIEASQMDLGDLRHLWLHLQYNLVSVIICSAFLVFGFTVYIMSRPRPIYLVDYSCYRAPDHLKAPYNRFLEHSRLTGDFDESSLEFQRKILERSGLGEDTYVPEAMHFIPPRPSMAAAREEAEQVMYGALDNLFANTNVKPKNIGILVVNCSLFNPTPSLSAMIVNKYKLRGNIRSFNLGGMGCSAGVIAIDLAKDLLQVHRNTYAVVVSTENITQNWYFGNKKSMLIPNCLFRVGGSAVLLSNKSVDRRRAKYRLVHVVRTHKGADDKAFRCVYQEQDDAGKTGVSLSKDLMAIAGGALKTNITTLGPLVLPISEQLLFFVTLLVKKLLNSNMKPYIPDFKLAFDHFCIHAGGRAVIDELEKNLQLLPIHVEASRMALHRFGNTSSSSIWYELAYIEAKGRMRKGNRVWQIAFGSGFKCNSAVWEALHRVKPSRNGPWEDCIDKYPVKTIS, from the coding sequence ATGGATTCAGGCGGCGCAACTCAGGTCACCTCCGCCGGCGGGGTTCAGATCCGGCAAGCTAGAAGGTTGCCGGATTTTCTCCAGAGCGTGAATCTCAAGTACGTGAAATTAGGGTACCATTATTTAATCTCCAATCTGTTGACTTTGTGTTTCATTCCTTTGATTTTTATAACCCTAATTGAGGCCTCGCAAATGGATCTGGGTGATTTGCGCCATCTATGGCTTCACCTTCAGTATAATCTGGTCAGCGTTATTATATGCTCTGCTTTCTTGGTTTTTGGTTTCACTGTTTATATCATGTCTCGTCCTAGACCGATTTATCTCGTTGACTATTCCTGTTATCGTGCCCCTGATCATCTCAAGGCTCCCTATAACCGGTTCTTGGAACATTCACGGCTCACCGGAGACTTTGACGAATCGTCTCTTGAGTTTCAGCGCAAGATTTTGGAGCGTTCAGGCCTAGGCGAGGACACTTATGTTCCCGAAGCGATGCACTTCATTCCACCGAGGCCTTCCATGGCCGCGGCTAGAGAGGAGGCCGAACAGGTCATGTATGGTGCCTTGGATAATCTTTTTGCCAATACGAATGTTAAGCCTAAGAATATTGGCATTCTAGTTGTGAACTGTAGCTTGTTTAATCCCACGCCGTCTCTTTCCGCTATGATTGTGAACAAGTACAAGTTGAGGGGTAATATAAGGAGCTTTAACCTTGGAGGAATGGGTTGTAGTGCTGGGGTTATAGCTATTGATCTTGCCAAGGACTTGTTGCAGGTTCATAGGAATACCTATGCCGTTGTTGTGAGTACTGAAAATATTACTCAGAACTGGTACTTTGGGAACAAGAAGTCAATGTTGATACCCAATTGCTTGTTTCGAGTTGGAGGTTCGGCGGTTTTGCTTTCTAACAAATCTGTCGATAGAAGGCGAGCTAAGTACAGGCTTGTTCATGTTGTGAGGACCCATAAGGGTGCAGACGATAAGGCTTTTCGATGTGTTTATCAGGAACAGGATGATGCTGGGAAGACGGGGGTTTCCCTGTCCAAAGATTTGATGGCAATAGCTGGAGGAGCTCTTAAGACTAACATTACCACTTTAGGTCCTCTTGTGCTCCCCATTAGTGAGCAGCTTCTTTTCTTTGTGACTCTCCTGGTTAAGAAGTTACTAAACTCGAATATGAAGCCATACATTCCAGATTTCAAGTTGGCATTTGATCATTTCTGCATTCATGCTGGAGGAAGGGCTGTGATTGATGAGCTAGAGAAGAACCTGCAGCTTTTGCCAATACACGTAGAGGCTTCTAGGATGGCTCTTCACCGGTTTGGAAACACTTCGTCAAGCTCCATTTGGTATGAGTTGGCATATATAGAAGCTAAGGGAAGAATGCGAAAGGGCAATCGGGTTTGGCAGATTGCATTCGGAAGTGGTTTCAAATGTAATAGTGCGGTCTGGGAAGCGCTTCATAGAGTCAAGCCTTCTCGAAATGGTCCGTGGGAAGATTGCATTGACAAGTATCCTGTGAAGACAATTTCCTAG
- the LOC133803929 gene encoding sugar transporter ERD6-like 6 encodes MSFRDDSDDGRDLRKPFLHTGSWYRMGSRQSSMMGSTQAIRDSSISVVACVLIVALGPIQFGFTSGYSSPTQAAITKDLGLTVSEFSLFGSLSNVGAMVGAIASGQISEYIGRKGSLMIAAIPNIIGWLAISFAKDSSFLYMGRLLEGFGVGIISYVVPVYIAEISPQNLRGSLGSVNQLSVTAGIMLAYLLGLFVPWRILAVLGVLPCTILIPGLFFIPESPRWLAKMGKTDDFEASLQVLRGFDTDISAEVNDIKRSVASSSKRSTIHFAELKQRRYYMPLTIGIGLLVLQQISGINGVLFYSSTIFEAAGVKSGNAATFGLGAIQVMATLVTTWLVDKAGRRLLLIVSSAGMTLSLLVVAVAFYLKEAVPSDSGLYSAMSILSVVGVVAMVVAFSLGVGAIPWIIMSEILPVNIKGLAGSVATLANWFTAWVVTMTANLLLHWSTGGTFTIYMVVSAFTVIFVAKWVPETKGRTLEEIQSSFR; translated from the exons ATGAGTTTCAGGGATGATAGTGACGACGGAAGGGATCTTAGAAAGCCCTTCCTCCATACTGGCAGCTGGTATCGGATGGGCTCAAGGCAATCCAGTATGATGGGCTCCACTCAGGCCATTCGGGATAGCTCCATCTCCGTCGTGGCCTGTGTTCTTATTGTGGCTTTGGGTCCTATCCAATTCGGATTCACG TCTGGTTATTCTTCTCCTACCCAAGCTGCAATCACCAAGGATCTTGGACTCACAGTGTCAGAg TTTTCTCTGTTTGGATCTTTGTCCAATGTTGGTGCCATGGTTGGGGCCATAGCGAGcggtcaaatatctgaatatatTGGTCGAAAAGGG TCTTTGATGATAGCTGCGATTCCTAACATTATCGGATGGCTTGCCATATCATTTGCCAAA GATTCTTCATTTCTCTACATGGGAAGGTTgttggaaggctttggtgtggGGATAATCTCGTACGTG GTACCTGTATATATAGCTGAGATATCACCTCAAAACTTAAGAGGCAGTCTGGGTTCAGTAAACCAG CTATCTGTCACCGCGGGCATAATGCTGGCTTATTTGTTGGGACTTTTTGTTCCCTGGAGAATACTGGCAGTTTTGG GAGTACTGCCTTGCACAATACTGATTCCTGGACTGTTCTTTATTCCAGAATCCCCTCGGTGGCTT GCCAAAATGGGCAAGACAGATGATTTTGAAGCCTCTTTGCAAGTTCTTCGTGGTTTTGATACTGATATTTCAGCTGAAGTAAATGACATCAAG AGATCTGTAGCATCTTCAAGCAAAAGGTCAACAATTCATTTTGCAGAACTCAAGCAAAGACGATACTATATGCCTCTCACG ATTGGAATCGGATTACTTGTACTTCAGCAGATTAGTGGAATTAATGGTGTTCTATTCTATTCAAGTACCATTTTTGAAGCTGCTG GGGTGAAATCAGGTAATGCAGCAACATTCGGTCTTGGGGCTATTCAG GTCATGGCTACTCTAGTGACTACGTGGTTGGTGGACAAGGCAGGCCGTCGGCTTCTCCTTATT GTTTCCTCTGCTGGAATGACACTTAGCCTCCTTGTCGTAGCAGTAGCATTCTATCTAAAG GAAGCTGTACCAAGCGATTCTGGTTTGTATAGCGCAATGAGCATCCTATCAGTGGTTGGGGTCGtg GCAATGGTAGTTGCCTTCTCCTTGGGTGTTGGAGCTATTCCATGGATCATAATGTCTGAG ATTCTTCCAGTCAATATTAAAGGCCTAGCTGGAAGTGTAGCAACTCTTGCTAACTGGTTCACTGCCTGGGTGGTCACGATGACTGCAAATTTGCTCCTGCACTGGAGTACTGGAG GAACCTTCACCATTTACATGGTAGTGAGTGCTTTCACTGTGATATTTGTGGCCAAATGGGTTCCTGAGACAAAAGGAAGAACTTTAGAAGAGATTCAGTCATCCTTCAGATAA